From the genome of Hathewaya histolytica, one region includes:
- a CDS encoding DUF2922 domain-containing protein: MSKDLVMYFLNDLGAKCPLRIKNVKEDVDENSVEMLMDLILAKDVFKIKEGSIKVKQYAELIDTKIEKYDFK, encoded by the coding sequence ATGTCTAAGGATTTAGTAATGTATTTTTTAAATGATTTGGGGGCTAAGTGTCCTTTAAGAATTAAGAATGTTAAGGAAGATGTAGATGAAAATTCAGTTGAGATGCTAATGGATTTAATACTTGCAAAGGACGTTTTTAAGATTAAAGAGGGTTCTATAAAAGTTAAACAATATGCAGAACTTATAGATACAAAGATAGAAAAGTATGATTTTAAATAA
- a CDS encoding ABC transporter substrate-binding protein, whose translation MKRFTKILSIFLLASVCTMSLAACTGTKGEKKESAKNQKEETLKLWLPPIGENDKPVWEPILKEFEEKNKCKVDLEIIPWENYPEKYATAIAAGEGPDVGYMYAEMFPQFIEMKAVEDLTPYLKKEDYDKYTYIEDGKMLGGLYGLAIEAANPAVLYYNKDILNKLGEKPPVTWEDFRRISKKATKDTNGDGKIDQWGFAQGWGQKFFGDLNWNWYGFLWQAGGELYNKDLKTVRFNDEAGQKTAQLLYDLKFTDKVLPNDHMGKTNKEMLQSHFGNGNAAFCIYLSSAAGEILDKSFPKLNYGFITSLQDKTKGTFASVDQLVLMSKAKNKKLAFNLMEHMLNKESMTKFHKYHPRAPITKDEPYQGDPRLKEMVEKEKGVYRPLVVAPHGVEVYENLWKELQRMMSGQTTPKKALDDAAKYSNDLLAK comes from the coding sequence ATGAAAAGATTTACTAAGATTTTATCTATCTTTCTTTTAGCATCAGTATGTACTATGTCTCTAGCAGCTTGTACAGGAACTAAGGGAGAGAAAAAAGAATCTGCTAAGAATCAAAAAGAAGAAACACTTAAGTTATGGCTTCCTCCAATTGGGGAAAATGATAAACCAGTTTGGGAACCAATACTAAAAGAGTTTGAAGAGAAAAATAAATGTAAGGTAGATCTTGAGATAATACCGTGGGAGAATTACCCAGAAAAGTATGCTACAGCAATAGCGGCAGGAGAAGGTCCTGATGTTGGATATATGTATGCTGAAATGTTTCCACAGTTTATAGAAATGAAGGCTGTAGAAGATTTAACTCCTTATTTAAAGAAAGAAGACTATGATAAGTATACTTACATAGAAGATGGAAAGATGTTGGGTGGACTTTATGGCCTTGCTATAGAAGCAGCAAATCCAGCAGTTTTATATTATAATAAAGATATTTTAAATAAACTAGGTGAAAAACCACCAGTAACATGGGAAGACTTTAGAAGAATTAGTAAGAAAGCTACTAAAGATACTAATGGTGATGGGAAAATAGACCAATGGGGCTTTGCTCAAGGTTGGGGTCAAAAGTTTTTTGGAGACTTAAACTGGAACTGGTATGGATTCCTATGGCAAGCAGGTGGGGAACTTTACAATAAGGATTTAAAAACTGTAAGATTTAATGATGAGGCAGGACAAAAAACTGCACAATTATTATATGATTTAAAATTTACAGATAAGGTTCTTCCAAATGATCATATGGGTAAAACAAATAAGGAAATGTTACAATCACATTTTGGAAATGGTAATGCTGCTTTCTGTATTTATCTATCTTCAGCAGCCGGAGAAATTTTAGATAAATCATTCCCAAAACTTAATTATGGATTTATAACATCATTACAGGATAAAACAAAAGGAACATTTGCATCAGTAGACCAATTAGTATTAATGTCAAAGGCTAAGAATAAAAAATTAGCATTCAATTTAATGGAACATATGTTAAACAAAGAATCTATGACAAAATTCCATAAATATCATCCAAGAGCTCCTATTACAAAGGATGAGCCGTATCAAGGAGATCCTCGTTTAAAGGAAATGGTTGAAAAAGAAAAGGGAGTATATAGACCGCTTGTAGTTGCACCTCATGGTGTTGAAGTTTATGAAAACTTATGGAAGGAATTACAAAGAATGATGTCTGGACAAACAACTCCAAAGAAAGCACTTGATGATGCAGCTAAATATTCTAATGATTTACTAGCAAAATAA
- a CDS encoding carbohydrate ABC transporter permease — MNKYKKRFKNISSYGYILPLGIILTSFYVIPILMSIYFSFTKYNIMSAPKFIGLDNYASLFKSKVFLESLKNTAIYTFGVVPVQTILAMLMAIWLTKRKGKISNLIRGVMFIPVISSMVLISIIWRLLLTGGDAPIAKLFSFLNLTMPDFLGSANLALPTLMGIAIWKNVGYFMVIYIAAIMDIPKSYYEAARVDGASKWEEFWNITVPMLKPTTIMVVFLGIIWSFQSFDIVYTLTGGGPGTATMTLVLHIYNLAFKQFNAGEAMAVANILFFIIAIISIFQKKFLRKEESTYY, encoded by the coding sequence ATGAATAAGTATAAAAAAAGATTTAAAAATATAAGTTCTTATGGGTATATACTTCCACTTGGTATTATATTAACTAGTTTTTATGTTATACCTATTTTAATGTCTATTTATTTTAGTTTTACAAAATATAACATTATGTCTGCACCAAAGTTCATAGGCTTAGACAACTACGCCTCTCTATTTAAAAGTAAGGTTTTTTTAGAGTCTTTAAAAAATACAGCTATTTATACTTTTGGTGTAGTTCCAGTGCAAACTATTCTAGCTATGCTTATGGCTATTTGGCTAACGAAGAGAAAGGGTAAGATATCGAATTTAATAAGAGGTGTTATGTTTATTCCTGTTATATCATCTATGGTATTAATAAGCATAATTTGGAGGCTACTACTTACAGGAGGAGATGCTCCCATTGCTAAATTATTTTCTTTTCTTAATTTAACTATGCCAGATTTTTTAGGAAGTGCTAATTTAGCTCTTCCCACTTTAATGGGCATAGCAATATGGAAAAATGTTGGATACTTTATGGTTATATATATTGCTGCTATTATGGATATTCCTAAAAGTTACTATGAGGCAGCTAGGGTAGACGGTGCTAGTAAATGGGAAGAGTTCTGGAACATTACAGTACCTATGCTTAAACCCACTACTATAATGGTTGTGTTTTTAGGAATCATATGGTCATTCCAAAGTTTTGATATAGTATACACACTAACTGGAGGGGGACCAGGAACAGCAACCATGACATTAGTACTTCATATATACAATTTAGCATTTAAACAATTTAATGCAGGAGAGGCTATGGCAGTGGCTAATATATTATTTTTTATTATCGCTATAATTTCAATATTCCAGAAGAAGTTTTTAAGAAAAGAAGAATCTACATATTATTAA
- a CDS encoding carbohydrate ABC transporter permease: protein MRSAKRIIGDILLLIIGSVMIVPFLYMIITSFKITYTYSFDFSLSNLTLKNYMAIFKDTNFFIYFINSFIIAILGVILTVTFSSLAAYAFAKKDFKGNNKIFFFMIATLIIPSQVTMIPLYIIMKNLGWINTYYALILPIPTAFGVFLMRQAILNIPNDLIEAARIDGYSDFQIFIYIVLPLIKPAILTLSIFTFIGAWNEFLWPLIVTTKDSMRTLTVGMSTLQAQYIVNYGMVMAGATLTFIPSFIFYLVLQSKFIEGVTLSGVKG from the coding sequence ATGAGAAGTGCTAAAAGAATAATAGGAGATATTTTGCTACTTATAATAGGAAGTGTAATGATAGTACCTTTTTTATATATGATAATAACATCATTTAAGATTACGTACACATATAGCTTTGATTTTTCTTTAAGCAATCTAACTCTAAAAAATTATATGGCAATATTTAAGGATACTAATTTTTTCATTTATTTTATAAATAGTTTCATAATTGCTATTTTGGGAGTTATTTTAACAGTTACATTTAGTAGTTTAGCAGCTTATGCTTTTGCAAAAAAAGATTTTAAAGGTAATAATAAAATTTTTTTCTTTATGATAGCTACTTTAATAATACCCTCACAGGTTACAATGATTCCACTATATATCATAATGAAGAATTTGGGATGGATAAATACATATTATGCATTAATACTTCCAATACCAACAGCTTTTGGTGTGTTTTTAATGAGGCAGGCTATTTTAAATATACCAAATGATTTAATAGAAGCTGCGAGAATAGATGGATACTCTGATTTTCAAATATTTATTTATATAGTATTACCATTAATTAAGCCAGCAATATTAACTCTTTCTATATTTACTTTTATAGGTGCTTGGAATGAGTTTTTATGGCCACTAATAGTTACTACTAAGGATTCTATGAGGACGCTTACAGTGGGAATGTCTACACTTCAGGCGCAGTATATTGTAAATTATGGAATGGTTATGGCAGGAGCAACTTTAACATTTATACCTTCATTTATATTTTATTTAGTTCTCCAAAGTAAGTTTATAGAAGGAGTAACTTTGTCAGGAGTAAAAGGATAA
- a CDS encoding GNAT family N-acetyltransferase: protein MEGPRSAKKDEFSKVLELINHVFRISRGHKPTMQQEFPLLINENNTDNMIVMLDEDTCISTVNYMHEDILIQGTRVNGASIGGVCTLEDYRKFGYSSRILDKVEEKMFNEKVDFTLISGERSLYRRRGCKVVKNFYNYSLHPKKEEMDFQLVPYENWHLLHMVDMYNSKSTRYCRSLEEFKTLLHSATIPWGNFSYRKYTILGKEGGFHFEQGIKVLGYIVVRIMSEEADKYGEVVEAAGNSHMLSKAFRNIANDLYLSRITYNVHLRDREAYLYDYDKITFGNMGGTVKIINFKNFMENLRPLFYQYEEKSIVDNMEFYEESNQCIFKYKEEILKIEDKEAITNLVFAGPMAEKLNYKDVPTIEKFIKVNFPIPFVWPYNLNYQ from the coding sequence ATGGAAGGGCCAAGAAGTGCTAAAAAAGATGAGTTTAGCAAGGTTTTAGAACTTATAAATCATGTTTTTAGAATAAGCAGGGGACATAAACCTACTATGCAACAGGAATTTCCTTTACTTATAAATGAAAATAATACAGATAATATGATTGTTATGTTAGATGAAGATACATGTATATCTACAGTAAACTACATGCATGAAGATATACTAATCCAAGGGACTAGAGTTAATGGAGCATCTATCGGAGGGGTATGTACTTTAGAGGATTATAGAAAATTTGGATATTCATCTAGAATATTAGATAAAGTAGAAGAAAAAATGTTTAATGAGAAAGTAGACTTTACATTAATATCTGGAGAAAGAAGTCTTTACAGAAGAAGAGGATGCAAAGTAGTTAAAAACTTTTATAACTATAGTTTACATCCTAAAAAAGAGGAGATGGATTTTCAATTAGTACCATATGAAAATTGGCATCTACTTCATATGGTGGATATGTATAATAGTAAGTCAACTAGGTATTGTAGATCATTAGAAGAGTTTAAAACCTTACTTCACTCTGCCACTATACCTTGGGGTAATTTCTCATATAGAAAATATACCATATTAGGTAAGGAAGGTGGATTTCATTTTGAACAGGGAATTAAGGTTTTGGGATATATAGTAGTTAGAATCATGAGTGAAGAAGCAGATAAATATGGTGAGGTAGTAGAAGCAGCTGGAAATTCTCATATGTTAAGTAAAGCATTTAGGAATATAGCCAATGACCTATATTTGAGCAGAATAACGTATAACGTACATTTAAGAGATAGAGAAGCATATCTTTATGATTATGATAAAATCACATTTGGAAATATGGGTGGAACGGTAAAGATAATTAATTTTAAAAATTTTATGGAAAACTTAAGACCTTTATTTTATCAATATGAGGAAAAGTCCATAGTAGATAATATGGAATTTTATGAAGAAAGCAATCAATGTATTTTTAAATATAAGGAAGAAATTTTAAAGATAGAAGATAAAGAAGCTATAACTAATCTAGTGTTTGCAGGACCTATGGCAGAAAAGTTAAATTACAAGGATGTACCCACTATAGAAAAGTTTATAAAGGTAAACTTTCCAATACCTTTTGTGTGGCCATACAATTTAAATTATCAGTAA
- a CDS encoding DUF4091 domain-containing protein — protein sequence MLSYTLKDSSYKHKKYERINSEEWIEKFIDLIVLKGEEFAFQLLLRHNEEIYYNLSNNGELSFRGLNTRIRIEMEVPNELKKNFKINFEGYVKDDDDSYVADPILRDSGMLVEQGLSQALWVQGKVSQNCSLKEFHIIIRLYEQKGYGDEILLTEIANKVEVLDSVLKPIKEGEFFLDLWQHPSNIARMYKTRLWSKEHFEIIENYIKYLSEFGQRVVTLIASDYAWAGQGCYKVIENPSNLFEYNMVIIFKEENGEFSYDFSIIDTYINICFKHGIDREIDVFGLLCNWGAFEFGNPVDESYSPIRLNYYDKLDKSFKFINNKLDLEYYIKALFKYLKDKGVWDKVRIICDEPNSLEAFKKSVELIDKACCGENVQYKVAYHDDKFLNNYNGYIKDSSLSLGLVIKNESSINKIKTSGGICTFYVCCFPSKPNTFLSSPLIENRIMPWLAYYFNLDGFLRWNYTVWPENPYNEPSYKFPTWKAGDMYFVYPGSDLKPITSTRFENLKFGIQDYMIFKLVEEKGYKKEDIINNYLLKVLGEKSKMQILERNEVKMNHSLDTKLYKNIRDELINLL from the coding sequence ATGTTAAGCTATACATTAAAAGATTCATCATATAAACATAAGAAGTATGAAAGAATAAATTCAGAAGAGTGGATAGAGAAATTTATAGATTTAATAGTATTAAAAGGGGAAGAATTTGCATTTCAATTACTACTTAGACATAATGAAGAAATTTATTATAACTTATCAAATAATGGAGAATTAAGTTTTAGAGGACTTAATACTAGAATAAGAATAGAAATGGAAGTTCCAAATGAATTAAAAAAGAACTTTAAAATAAATTTTGAGGGATATGTAAAAGATGATGATGATTCATATGTTGCCGATCCTATTTTAAGAGATAGTGGTATGCTAGTGGAACAAGGATTATCACAAGCTCTTTGGGTGCAAGGTAAGGTTTCACAAAATTGTAGTCTAAAAGAATTTCATATAATTATAAGATTATATGAACAAAAAGGATACGGAGATGAGATTTTATTAACAGAAATAGCGAATAAGGTAGAGGTTTTAGATAGTGTTTTAAAACCTATAAAAGAAGGGGAATTTTTTTTAGATCTCTGGCAACATCCAAGTAATATAGCTAGGATGTATAAGACTAGATTATGGTCTAAGGAGCACTTTGAAATTATTGAAAACTATATAAAATATTTATCAGAATTTGGTCAAAGAGTGGTTACACTTATAGCATCAGACTATGCATGGGCAGGACAGGGTTGCTATAAGGTAATAGAGAACCCATCAAATCTTTTTGAATATAATATGGTGATAATTTTTAAAGAAGAAAATGGAGAGTTTTCTTATGATTTTTCCATAATAGACACTTATATTAATATTTGTTTTAAACATGGAATAGATAGGGAGATAGATGTATTCGGATTATTATGTAATTGGGGAGCTTTTGAATTTGGAAACCCAGTTGATGAAAGTTATAGTCCTATAAGATTAAATTATTATGATAAGTTAGATAAAAGCTTCAAGTTTATAAATAATAAGTTAGACTTAGAATATTATATAAAGGCATTATTTAAGTATTTAAAGGATAAAGGCGTATGGGATAAAGTTCGCATAATTTGTGATGAACCTAATAGTTTAGAGGCATTTAAGAAATCAGTAGAATTAATTGATAAAGCTTGCTGTGGAGAGAATGTACAATATAAGGTTGCTTATCATGATGATAAATTTTTAAATAATTATAATGGATATATAAAGGATTCTTCATTAAGTTTAGGACTTGTGATTAAAAATGAAAGCTCCATAAATAAGATTAAAACTTCTGGAGGAATATGTACTTTTTATGTTTGTTGCTTTCCTTCAAAACCAAATACATTTTTATCATCACCTTTAATTGAAAATAGAATTATGCCTTGGCTTGCATATTATTTTAACCTAGATGGATTTTTAAGATGGAATTACACAGTATGGCCTGAGAATCCGTACAATGAACCAAGCTATAAGTTCCCAACATGGAAAGCTGGAGACATGTACTTTGTATATCCAGGTAGTGATTTAAAACCAATAACATCTACAAGATTTGAGAACTTAAAATTTGGAATTCAGGATTATATGATATTTAAACTTGTAGAAGAAAAGGGCTATAAAAAAGAGGATATAATAAACAACTATTTACTAAAAGTTCTAGGAGAAAAATCAAAAATGCAAATCTTAGAAAGAAATGAAGTGAAAATGAACCATTCATTAGATACGAAGTTATATAAAAATATAAGAGATGAATTGATAAATTTGTTGTAA
- a CDS encoding putative ABC transporter permease yields MFYSFCGWIIENLYSFFTKGVFKKEIFLKGPFKPMYGSAPVILLVLLSKTKNWFLIILLCFLVPSFVEYISGFLLEKLFNRKWWDYSDMPMQLHGYISLRFSVYWIFLSLLMLYIIHPLVRGLYLRISYLWTLLSPLVFIYFISDLLFTIISLRREKSNIF; encoded by the coding sequence ATGTTTTACTCATTTTGTGGATGGATAATTGAGAATTTATATTCTTTTTTTACAAAAGGAGTTTTTAAAAAAGAGATTTTTTTAAAGGGGCCTTTCAAACCTATGTATGGAAGTGCTCCTGTTATTTTATTGGTACTTCTAAGTAAAACTAAAAACTGGTTTTTAATAATTTTATTATGCTTTTTAGTGCCTTCATTTGTGGAGTACATAAGTGGGTTTTTATTAGAAAAGCTTTTTAATAGGAAATGGTGGGATTATTCAGATATGCCAATGCAATTGCATGGGTATATATCTTTAAGGTTTTCTGTGTATTGGATATTTTTAAGTTTATTAATGCTATACATAATACATCCTCTTGTAAGGGGATTATATCTAAGGATATCCTATCTTTGGACACTTTTAAGTCCCTTAGTATTTATTTATTTTATATCAGACTTACTCTTTACTATAATTTCTTTAAGAAGAGAGAAAAGTAATATATTTTGA
- a CDS encoding DUF5058 family protein: MENLSIATHPLMWIATGISILLIIFQSAIFVRKSLKVGREIGLTDHQMKSAMKSSMIASLGPSFAILVGMVSLLTKVGAPMAWMRLSLIGSVSHELMAAQFAESFTQKAMGAAATSEIIFANAVWVMALGAVAWPLFTGIFTHKIDKFRGVIAGGNKKTLEVISSAASLGAFSFLVADSLVTEEIIKFNDYSLACFLGGAIMGIIMIVNKKKKLGWLKEWGLSIAMFLSMIITAILV, from the coding sequence ATGGAGAACCTTAGTATTGCTACGCATCCTCTTATGTGGATTGCAACCGGAATATCAATTCTTTTAATTATCTTTCAATCAGCTATATTTGTAAGGAAGTCTCTTAAAGTGGGAAGAGAAATTGGTCTTACGGATCATCAAATGAAGAGTGCTATGAAATCAAGTATGATAGCCTCCTTAGGACCATCTTTTGCTATATTAGTTGGGATGGTTTCACTTCTAACTAAGGTAGGTGCACCAATGGCTTGGATGCGTTTATCACTTATAGGATCTGTTTCTCATGAATTAATGGCGGCACAATTTGCAGAAAGCTTTACTCAAAAAGCTATGGGTGCAGCAGCTACATCAGAAATTATTTTTGCTAATGCGGTATGGGTAATGGCGTTGGGAGCTGTAGCTTGGCCACTTTTTACTGGAATATTTACTCATAAGATAGATAAATTTAGAGGAGTTATTGCTGGAGGTAATAAAAAGACTTTGGAAGTTATATCATCTGCAGCTTCATTAGGAGCATTTTCTTTTTTGGTTGCAGATAGTCTTGTTACAGAAGAAATAATAAAATTTAATGATTATTCTTTAGCTTGCTTTTTGGGAGGAGCAATCATGGGAATAATTATGATTGTAAATAAAAAGAAAAAGTTGGGCTGGTTAAAAGAATGGGGACTTTCAATTGCCATGTTTTTAAGCATGATTATAACTGCAATTCTAGTATAG
- the nadE gene encoding NAD(+) synthase, whose product MTGINEIEDFIKDILKKYRYDGAVVGISGGLDSAVTAALCVKALGKEKVHGILLPERDSSRETMKDSILVCDSLGISYKTIPITKTLKSIGVYPTKLPMFMIPNFIKKKYIMRKWRTLPKKDAFLEDLSGTGNREFLKNIASYRVKHRVRMCYLYLEAEKINYAVVGTTNKTEYLTGFYVKWGDGASDIEPLIHLYKTKIYDLARDLNVPEKIIKKAPSPDLIPGITDEFVFGTSYKTLDRILMNIESGKALNEEDVGKVDRIKKIVEVSNKRELIMYGLEDYKGDKIKSKIKIII is encoded by the coding sequence ATGACTGGCATAAATGAGATTGAAGATTTTATAAAAGATATTTTAAAAAAATATAGATACGATGGAGCTGTAGTAGGGATAAGCGGAGGGCTTGATTCCGCTGTAACTGCTGCTTTATGTGTAAAAGCTTTAGGAAAAGAAAAGGTACATGGGATATTGCTTCCAGAGAGAGATTCTTCTAGGGAAACCATGAAAGATTCAATTTTAGTTTGCGATTCCTTAGGAATTTCTTATAAAACTATTCCTATAACAAAAACTTTAAAATCAATTGGAGTGTATCCTACTAAATTACCTATGTTTATGATTCCGAATTTTATAAAGAAAAAGTATATTATGCGGAAGTGGAGAACCTTACCCAAAAAAGATGCATTTCTAGAAGATTTAAGCGGAACAGGAAATCGAGAGTTTTTAAAAAATATAGCAAGCTATAGGGTTAAGCACAGGGTTAGAATGTGTTATTTATATTTGGAGGCAGAAAAAATTAACTATGCAGTGGTAGGTACTACAAATAAGACAGAATACTTAACAGGTTTTTATGTGAAGTGGGGAGATGGAGCAAGTGATATTGAACCATTAATACATCTATATAAAACCAAGATTTATGATTTGGCGAGGGATTTAAATGTTCCTGAAAAAATTATAAAAAAAGCACCTTCTCCTGATCTTATACCAGGTATAACAGATGAATTTGTTTTTGGGACTAGTTATAAAACCTTAGATAGGATTTTGATGAATATAGAAAGTGGAAAAGCTTTAAATGAAGAAGATGTAGGTAAGGTGGATAGAATAAAAAAGATAGTAGAAGTTTCCAACAAACGTGAACTAATAATGTACGGGTTAGAGGATTATAAAGGAGACAAAATAAAGAGTAAAATAAAAATCATAATATAA